One part of the Phoenix dactylifera cultivar Barhee BC4 chromosome 4, palm_55x_up_171113_PBpolish2nd_filt_p, whole genome shotgun sequence genome encodes these proteins:
- the LOC103724349 gene encoding protein PLASTID MOVEMENT IMPAIRED 1-RELATED 1-like — protein sequence LGFRGGHVGKTGLWQGKRRRRPRERPIPPRDRDPQQGPLPRSQEPPPRPSPSTAATGGDHHHPRSVSAGRIHSSGDPKEKPPSSSSSSRKEKKASSSFWSWKPLRALSHIGRRRFDCRFSLTVHSVEGVPPALADAALAVHWKRTTDPAAAAAGTRPARVFHGVAEFEETLTYRCAVYGTRSGPHNAAKYEPRHFLIYVTVVGAPGLDLGKNLVDLTRLLPLTLEELEEEGKGFRKWSTSFRLSGKAKGASLNVSFGHLLVRDGSAEPAGGEKKITEFLNARARKFERQGSVGQVRSQVQGRDRSRSVEDVKVLHEVLPSSKSEASVLADTEKELACGKFEGDELSTVEGGSKSEHEVFVQKEESKDLKPCTVPEPIEGNEESPKLKTCTSLEESIEGNEEKECDEPEFSVIEQGIEIASKDQNYEPTSKKVEPEVVDDRGGGVDEKEAEVGVKPEEQEESSHQQESSHHGHNSEWSSLDATIDDLASVFHSLSILESNVPESPQSEAKPSLQRNYVDVKSSYKTASMKCKSQSLDDVTDSVASEFLSMLGIEHSPFGLSSDSDPESPRERLWKQFEKESLTSGNVLFGPDVELGDESDWDKYPDNFDFSPVVREAETELQKATQVGCSKSRAKVLEDAETEALMRQWGLDEKVFQCSSPGSRCGFGSPIHLPPEEPLDLPPVGEGLGPFIQTKDGGFLRSMNPALFRNAKNNGSLVMQVSSPIVVPAEMGSEIMEILQRLASVGIEKLSMQASKLMPLEDITGKTMQQIAWDAAPALGACERQDLLQYQNTEAESRIGQNAAGRRKKGKGLNLASSGHVEMGSEYVSLEDLAPLAMDKIEALSIEGLRIQSGVSDEEAPSNISPKSIGEISALEGKGAKNSVSLGLEGTAGLQLLDVKDCGDDVDGLMGLSLTLDEWMRLDSGMVDGEDQINDRTSKILAAHHATSMDLFSGGWKGDKRGGKRSGRRWGLLGNNFTVALMVQLRDPLRNYEPVGTPMLSLIQVERVFVPPKPKIYSTVSEKGNSEQDDEPEPKPEPETKPLAMEEKNEEEDAIPQFKIKEVHVAGLKTEPGKKKVWGNPTQQQSGSRWLLATGMGKSNKHPFMKSKAVTKPSQGTTKVQPGDTLWSISSRVHGTGAKWKELAALNPHIRNPNIILPNETIRLH from the exons CTTGGATTCCGGGGAGGTCATGTTGGGAAAACGGGTCTCTGGCAAGGGAAACGCCGCCGGCGACCCCGGGAACGCCCGATTCCTCCACGAGATCGAGACCCTCAGCAAGGCCCTCTCCCTCGATCCCAAGAACCCCCGCCGCGCCCTTCCCCCTCCACCGCCGCCACCGGCGGCGACCACCACCACCCCCGATCCGTCTCCGCCGGCAGAATCCACTCCTCTGGCGATCCGAAGGAGAAGCCGCCGTCGTCATCGTCGTCGTCGCGCAAGGAGAAAAAGGCCTCGTCGTCGTTCTGGAGCTGGAAGCCCCTGCGGGCGCTCTCCCACATCGGCCGCCGCCGCTTCGACTGCCGCTTCTCCCTTACCGTCCACTCCGTCGAGGGCGTGCCCCCGGCCCTTGCCGACGCCGCCCTCGCCGTCCACTGGAAGCGCACCACCgaccccgccgccgccgccgccggcaccCGCCCCGCCCGCGTATTCCACGGCGTCGCCGAGTTCGAGGAGACTCTCACCTACCGCTGCGCCGTCTACGGCACCCGGAGCGGCCCCCACAACGCGGCCAAATACGAACCTAGACATTTCTTGATCTATGTCACGGTGGTCGGCGCCCCTGGGCTGGACCTCGGGAAGAATCTGGTAGACCTCACCAGGCTGCTGCCGCTCACGCTGgaggagctggaggaggaggggaagggATTCCGGAAGTGGAGCACGAGCTTTCGGCTCTCAGGGAAGGCAAAGGGGGCGTCGCTTAACGTGAGCTTCGGACACTTGCTGGTCAGGGATGGGTCGGCAGAGCCGGCTGGTGGGGAGAAGAAGATTACGGAGTTTTTGAATGCGCGGGCAAGGAAATTTGAGAGGCAGGGCTCGGTGGGGCAGGTCAGGAGCCAGGTTCAAGGCCGGGATCGGTCTCGGTCGGTGGAGGACGTGAAAGTGCTTCATGAGGTCTTGCCGAGCTCAAAGTCGGAGGCATCTGTTCTGGCTGATACTGAAAAGGAATTGGCGTGTGGGAAGTTTGAAGGTGACGAGCTGAGTACTGTGGAAGGTGGTTCAAAATCAGAGCATGAGGTTTTTGTTCAAAAAGAGGAATCAAAGGATTTGAAGCCTTGCACAGTGCCAGAGCCCATCGAAGGGAATGAGGAGTCGCCCAAATTGAAAACTTGCACCTCATTGGAAGAGTCCATTGAAGGCAATGAGGAAAAGGAGTGTGATGAACCTGAATTCAGTGTAATTGAACAGGGAATAGAGATTGCCTCAAAGGATCAAAATTATGAACCTACCTCAAAAAAGGTTGAGCCTGAGGTGGTTGATGATAGGGGTGGTGGGGTTGATGAGAAAGAAGCGGAGGTGGGTGTGAAGCCAGAGGAACAAGAAGAGTCTTCACACCAACAAGAGTCTTCACACCATGGTCATAATTCTGAATGGAGCAGTTTGGATGCAACCATTGATGATTTGGCCTCGGTCTTCCATAGCCTCTCAATTCTTGAATCAAATGTGCCGGAGTCTCCGCAATCCGAAGCCAAGCCATCTCTGCAGCGGAATTATGTAGATGTGAAGTCTAGTTACAAGACTGCAAGCATGAAGTGCAAATCCCAGAGCTTGGATGATGTTACAGATTCCGTTGCTAGCGAGTTTCTAAGCATGCTTGGTATAGAGCATAGCCCTTTCGGATTGAGTTCTGACAGTGACCCAGAATCACCAAGGGAGCGATTGTGGAAGCAATTTGAGAAGGAATCACTAACCTCTGGTAATGTTCTCTTTGGTCCTGATGTTGAGTTGGGGGACGAATCTGATTGGGATAAGTATCCAGACAATTTTGATTTCTCGCCTGTTGTTCGCGAAGCTGAAACAGAGCTTCAGAAAGCAACTCAAGTTGGGTGCAGCAAGTCGAGGGCTAAAGTGCTGGAAGATGCTGAGACAGAAGCTTTGATGCGTCAGTGGGGTTTGGATGAGAAGGTCTTTCAGTGCTCATCACCTGGAAGCAGGTGTGGATTTGGTAGTCCAATTCATCTTCCCCCAGAGGAGCCACTTGACTTGCCTCCTGTTGGAGAGGGCTTGGGTCCATTTATTCAGACAAAGGATGGAGGATTCCTGCGATCCATGAACCCAGCCCTCTTCAGGAATGCAAAGAACAATGGTAGTTTGGTCATGCAGGTATCTAGTCCCATCGTAGTTCCTGCAGAAATGGGTTCTGAGATTATGGAGATATTGCAACGTTTAGCTTCAGTTGGAATTGAAAAGCTCTCAATGCAAGCAAGCAAGCTAATGCCTTTGGAAGATATCACTGGGAAAACGATGCAACAGATAGCCTGGGACGCTGCACCAGCACTGGGGGCATGTGAGAG GCAAGATCTGTTGCAGTATCAGAACACAGAAGCAGAGTCAAGGATTGGTCAGAATGCTGCTGGTAGGAGGAAGAAGGGTAAAGGCTTGAATCTAGCTTCATCAGGTCATGTGGAGATGGGCTCAGAATATGTTTCACTGGAGGATCTTGCTCCATTAGCAATGGATAAGATTGAAGCTCTTTCAATTGAGGGGCTGAGGATACAATCTGGCGTGTCAGATGAGGAGGCACCTTCTAACATTAGCCCCAAATCTATTGGGGAAATTTCTGCTTTGGAAGGAAAAGGGGCCAAGAATAGTGTGTCACTGGGTTTAGAGGGTACTGCTGGATTACAGCTTCTGGATGTTAAGGATTGTGGGGATGACGTAGATGGCTTGATGGGTTTGTCTTTGACTCTGGATGAGTGGATGAGGCTtgattctggaatggttgacgGAGAAGATCAGATCAATGATCGAACATCGAAGATTCTTGCAGCCCATCATGCTACTTCAATGGACTTGTTTAGTGGGGGGTGGAAGGGAGATAAAAGAGGAGGCAAGAGATCTGGTAGAAGGTGGGGTTTGTTGGGGAATAACTTTACAGTTGCACTTATGGTGCAGCTTCGGGACCCCTTGCGTAACTATGAGCCGGTTGGAACACCAATGCTTTCATTAATTCAAGTGGAGAGGGTTTTTGTTCCCCCAAAGCCCAAAATATACAGCACGGTTTCAGAAAAAGGGAACAGTGAACAAGATGATGAGCCTGAGCCCAAGCCTGAGCCCGAAACTAAACCATTGGCAATGGAGGAGAAGAATGAGGAAGAGGATGCTATTCCTCAATTCAAAATAAAGGAGGTTCATGTTGCTGGTCTGAAGACCGAACCTGGAAAGAAAAAAGTATGGGGTAATCCTACACAGCAGCAATCTGGTTCTAGGTGGTTGCTTGCTACTGGAATGGGAAAGAGCAACAAGCATCCGTTTATGAAGTCAAAGGCTGTGACAAAACCTTCTCAAGGGACGACAAAAGTGCAGCCAGGAGATACTCTTTGGAGCATTTCTTCACGTGTTCATGGCACTGGAGCCAAATGGAAAGAGTTAGCAGCTCTCAACCCTCACATACGAAATCCCAATATCATTCTCCCAAATGAAACTATTAGGTTGCATTGA